From a single Athene noctua chromosome 2, bAthNoc1.hap1.1, whole genome shotgun sequence genomic region:
- the FSBP gene encoding fibrinogen silencer-binding protein: MVGKARSSNFTLSEKLDLLKLVKPYVKILEEHTNKHSVIVEKNKCWDIIADNYNAIGVDRPPRTAQGLRTLYKRLKEYAKQELLQQKETHSDCKSSISEPTKKVVEMIPQISNVCLRDRSGVQSASIDKETIAGTSSPQAMLDHHPATVMMELQSEEDVKPPPSLVIDSQQNENLEQEEEHQLVHIMERSPSTSVSSVDMRVMMSPSPVPRRDEFFRLEVGERFRPMCGYDPQMLQMLKEEHQIILENQRKIGLYVQEKRDGLKRKQQLEEELLRTKIKVEKLKAIRLRRDLPEYSNI, encoded by the exons ATGGTTGGGAAGGCCAGATCTTCTAATTTTACCTTATCTGAAAAGCTCGATTTGCTAAAACTCGTGAAGCCGTACGTTAAAATTCTCGAGGAACATACCAATAAGCATTCTGTaatagtggaaaaaaacaaatgctgGGATATCATAGCTGATAACTACAATGCCATCGGAGTAGATCGCCCTCCTCGTACTGCACAGGGCCTGCGCACGCTGTACAAGAGGCTCAAAGAATATGCCAAACAGGAGCTATTGCAGCAAAAGGAGACTCACTCAGATTGTAAAAGCAGCATTTCCGAGCCAACCAAGAAAGTTGTGGAGATGATTCCACAGATTTCCAATGTGTGTTTAAGAGACAGGAGCGGTGTTCAAAG TGCTAGTATCGATAAAGAAACAATTGCTGGTACCAGTTCACCACAGGCAATGTTGGATCACCATCCTGCGACAGTCATGATGGAATTGCAATCAGAAGAGGATGTCAAACCTCCTCCTTCTTTGGTTATAGACTCACAGCAAAACGAGAACTTAGAACAAGAGGAAGAACACCAGCTGGTGCATATTATGGAAAGGTCTCCTTCAACATCAGTATCTTCAGTTGATATGAGAGTGATGATGTCTCCCTCTCCTGTACCAAGAAGAGATGAGTTTTTTAGGCTTGAGGTTGGAGAACGCTTTAGACCAATGTGTGGTTATGACCCACAGATGTTACAAATGCTGAAAGAAGAACATCAAATAATACtagaaaatcagagaaaaattgGTCTTTATGTCCAAGAAAAAAGGGATGGtttgaaaagaaagcagcagctggaagaagaACTGTTGCGAACAAAAATCAAAGTAGAGAAGCTGAAGGCAATACGACTACGCCGTGATCTGCCAGAATACAGcaatatctaa